In one window of Phalacrocorax aristotelis chromosome W, bGulAri2.1, whole genome shotgun sequence DNA:
- the LOC142049752 gene encoding LOW QUALITY PROTEIN: la-related protein 6-like (The sequence of the model RefSeq protein was modified relative to this genomic sequence to represent the inferred CDS: inserted 1 base in 1 codon), protein MSSGSSGVASGLGSQPSCSTPQLEQRSSLPVRHLLPPQSRSLALLSQEDFLRSFNGSFSDVSDVWGADLLDCSSSTPDPQLVRRIVSQVEFYLSDENLAKDAFLLKHVQKKKMGFVSIKLLTSFKKVKYLTRDWRLTLYALQFSELLEVNKEGTKVRRRVPLPKSLRSFSPSKLLLAWELLPIQNNFMETIVSMFSPFGAIVSIRILRPGRKLPSDVRKYTSLFPELLRKRCALVEYDRLGSARRAFEHLGRRSHRCGESIRVVWLCWKVSKKEPQNKREVAKKLVHQWDWKVQAAATIFPYGIGGSLLYRSPESGNAPVSPSLLLNTEPSAPTWPCSTFQPRDFSNTFTRSLLTRKVFPPLGMGLGTGGCHGFRSSREWPHGCGWGSGVDTWAPRGSRPALHATPPPRNSLAGNRVPEPLGLWGGVLRLPXVPDGTKGSSSSTGRGKLTLRHRGSFTFGFGDFSFSSFPLHSIRITLCGP, encoded by the exons ATGTCATCAGGTAGTTCCGGGGTGGCCTCAGGGCTCggttcccagcccagctgcagcacccctcaGCTGGAACAAAGGAGTTCCCTCCCGGTGCGGCATCTCCTTCCACCGCAGAGCCGCTCGCTCGCCCTGCTCAGCCAGGAGGACTTCTTAAGAAGCTTCAACGG gagcttCTCTGATGTGAGTGATGTTTGGGGGGCTGATCTGTtggactgcagctcctccaccccCGACCCGCAGCTGGTCCGCAGGATTGTGTCCCAGGTGGAGTTCTACCTTTCTGATGAGAACCTGGCCAAggatgctttccttctgaaacatgtcCAAAAGAAGAAGATGGGCTTCGTCAGCATCAAACTGCTGACGTCCTTCAAGAAG GTGAAATACCTGACGCGTGACTGGCGGCTCACACTCTACGCCCTGCAGTTCTCGGAGCTGCTGGAAGTGAACAAGGAGGGCACCAAAGTGAGGCGGCGGGTCCCCCTGCCCAAGTCCCTGCGGAGCTTCTCCcccagcaaactgctgctggcctgggagctgctgccgaTCCAGAATAACTTCATGGAGACCATCGTGAGTATGTTCAGCCCCTTTGGTGCCATTGTATCCATCCGCATCCTGCGGCCGGGCCGCAAGCTGCCCTCGGATGTGCGGAAATACACGTCGCTCTTCCCCGAGCTGCTGAGAAAGCGCTGTGCCCTGGTGGAGTACGATAGGCTGGGGAGCGCCCGCAGGGCCTTTGAGCACCTCGGCCGCCGAAGCCACCGGTGCGGTGAGAGCATCAGggtggtctggctctgctggaaggtCTCCAAGAAGGAACCTCAGAACAAGAGGGAGGTGGCGAAGAAGCTGGTTCACCAGTGGGATTGGAAGGTGCAGGCGGCGGCCACGATCTTCCCCTATGGCATTGGGGGCTCCCTGCTCTACCGCTCTCCGGAGTCAGGCAATGCTCCAGTGTCACCGTCCCTGCTCCTGAACACGGAACCCTCGGCACCCACCTGGCCATGCAGCACCTTCCAGCCCAGGGACTTTAGCAACACCTTTACAAGATCGCTCCTCACCAGGAAAGTCTTCCCCCCACTCGGGATGGGCTTGGGCACCGGTGGCTGCCACGGCTTCCGCTCCAGCAGGGAGTGGCCCCACGGCtgcggctgggggagcggggtggaTACCTGGGCACCCAGGGGCAGCAGGCCTGCTCTGCATGCCACACCTCCTCCCAGAAATTCCCTGGCAGGAAATCGGGTGCCTGAGCCCCTTGGCCTGTGGGGTGGGGTGCTTCGCCTCC ATGTTCCTGATGGCACCaagggctccagcagcagcacgggGAGAGGAAAGCTCACCCTCCGGCACCGAGGCTCATTTACCtttgggtttggggatttttctttctcttcgTTTCCACTTCACTCGATCAGAATAACTCTGTGTGGGCCCTGA